Within Bacillus sp. Marseille-Q1617, the genomic segment TGACATTGACTATGCTCATGAAGAAGCTGACACTACTTACGGTAAGCTTGGTGTTAAAGTATGGATCTACCGTGGAGAAGTTCTTCCTACAAGAAAGAAATCTGAGGAAGGAGGCAAATAATTATGTTATTACCTAAACGCGTTAAACATCGTCGCGAACACCGTGGTAAAATGCGTGGTCGTGCTAAAGGCGGTCAAGAAGTTGCGTTCGGTGAATACGGTTTACAAGCTACTGAAGCTTCTTGGATCACAAACCGTCAAATCGAATCTGCTCGTATCGCTATGACTCGTTACATGAAACGTGGCGGTAAAGTATGGATTAAAATCTTCCCTCACAAACCTTACACTGCTAAGCCTTTAGAAGTACGTATGGGTTCTGGTAAAGGGGCTCCTGAAGGTTGGGTAGCAGTAGTTAAGCCTGGAAAAATCATGTTTGAAGTAGCTGGTGTTTCTGAAGAGGTTGCTCGTGAAGCTCTTCGTCTTGCAGCACACAAACTTCCTGTAAAATGCAAGTTTGTAAAACGAGAAGAAATTGGTGGTGAATCAAATGAAAACTAATGAGATTCGTGACCTAACCACTGCTGAAATAGAACAAAAAGTAAAAACTCTGAAAGAAGAGTTATTTAACCTTCGCTTCCAACTTGCGACTGGCCAACTTGAAAACACAGCCCGCATCCGTGAAGTCCGCAAAGGGATCGCTCGTATGAAAACTGTAATCCGTGAAAGAGAGATCGGGGTTAACAATCGATAAATGAGAGGAGGTTTGCTTAAATGAGTGACCGCAACCAACGTAAGGTTTACACTGGCCGTGTTGTTTCCGACAAAATGGATAAAACAGTAACGGTTATGGTAGAAACTTATAAAAAGCATTCTCTATACGGCAAGCGCGTTAAGTACTCTAAGAAGTTTAAAACTCATGATGAGAACAACGAAGCAAAAGTAGGCGATATCGTACGTATCATGGAGACTCGTCCACTATCTGCTACGAAACGTTTCCGTTTAGTAGAAGTTGTTGAAAAAGCAGTTATTATCTAATATATTTGCTCGGATAATTTTTGATTCCGAAGGGAGGTAACCTACATGATTCAACAAGAATCACGTTTAAAAGTTGCTGACAACTCTGGTGCTCGTGAAGTATTAACGATTAAAGTTCTTGGTGGTTCTGGACGTAAGACCGCTAACATCGGTGATGTAATCGTATGTACAGTAAAACAAGCAACACCAGGTGGCGTTGTTAAAAAAGGTGACGTAGTTAGAGCAGTTGTCGTTCGTACTAAGTCTGGTGTACGCCGTCAAGACGGTACTTACATCAAATTCGATGAGAACGCATGTGTAATCATCCGTGACGACAAAGGACCACGTGGAACTCGTATCTTCGGACCTGTCGCTCGTGAATTACGTGACAGCAACTTTATGAAAATTGTATCTTTAGCTCCAGAAGTTCTTTAATAGATTAGCATTGGGCCATTCAAGGAGGTGCGATGAAATGCATGTAAAAAAAGGCGATAAAGTAGTGGTCATTACTGGGAAAGACAAAGGCAAAACTGGTGA encodes:
- the rplP gene encoding 50S ribosomal protein L16, with protein sequence MLLPKRVKHRREHRGKMRGRAKGGQEVAFGEYGLQATEASWITNRQIESARIAMTRYMKRGGKVWIKIFPHKPYTAKPLEVRMGSGKGAPEGWVAVVKPGKIMFEVAGVSEEVAREALRLAAHKLPVKCKFVKREEIGGESNEN
- the rpmC gene encoding 50S ribosomal protein L29 — translated: MKTNEIRDLTTAEIEQKVKTLKEELFNLRFQLATGQLENTARIREVRKGIARMKTVIREREIGVNNR
- the rpsQ gene encoding 30S ribosomal protein S17, which codes for MSDRNQRKVYTGRVVSDKMDKTVTVMVETYKKHSLYGKRVKYSKKFKTHDENNEAKVGDIVRIMETRPLSATKRFRLVEVVEKAVII
- the rplN gene encoding 50S ribosomal protein L14, producing the protein MIQQESRLKVADNSGAREVLTIKVLGGSGRKTANIGDVIVCTVKQATPGGVVKKGDVVRAVVVRTKSGVRRQDGTYIKFDENACVIIRDDKGPRGTRIFGPVARELRDSNFMKIVSLAPEVL